The following are encoded together in the Novipirellula galeiformis genome:
- a CDS encoding Gfo/Idh/MocA family protein, whose product MSKKTTRRNFIGQSAALTAGVGFWSGTSRISYGKDSALQGLSAACIGVGGKGSSDTSHIGEQGVNIVGLCDTDGGTLKKKGREFRDAKQYTDFREMLEELGDKVDIVTVSTPDHTHAVAAIRAMNMGKHVYCQKPLTWSISEARMMRETAAKTGVITQMGNQGTSADGFRESIEVLQSGAIGDVKEVHVWTNRPVWPQGKGRPAGEDPIPEDLNWEAWIGPAPMRPFKKGEYHRFNWRGWVDFGTGALGDMACHTTNMPVKALDLFDPIAVTAIKNPGIFEGETFPASSTLMFEFAERNGLAPCKFFWYDGGELPSEDVIKQLPEAFQKRVAQQREGGSKTSGAFLIGTKGTMFSPDDYGAEYQLLPKADFVDFKPPAQSLPRIPFKGAGDERQKWEFVQTVKGDYEPGTTANFDYAGRLTETILVGNLALRAGEGKRIEWNAEKMMSPNVPEVNQFVQRDARKGWELS is encoded by the coding sequence ATGAGCAAGAAAACAACACGTCGTAACTTCATTGGCCAGAGTGCCGCGCTGACCGCCGGCGTGGGGTTCTGGTCGGGTACCTCTCGCATCAGTTACGGGAAAGACTCTGCACTGCAGGGACTTTCGGCCGCCTGTATCGGTGTCGGCGGCAAGGGTAGTAGCGACACCAGCCACATTGGCGAACAAGGTGTCAACATCGTCGGCCTTTGCGATACCGACGGCGGCACATTGAAGAAGAAGGGACGCGAGTTCCGCGATGCAAAACAATACACCGACTTCCGCGAAATGCTTGAGGAGCTCGGCGACAAGGTCGACATCGTCACCGTCAGCACGCCCGACCATACTCACGCGGTTGCTGCGATCCGCGCGATGAACATGGGCAAGCATGTGTATTGCCAGAAGCCACTGACATGGTCGATCTCCGAAGCGCGGATGATGCGTGAAACCGCGGCCAAGACCGGCGTGATCACCCAGATGGGCAACCAAGGCACCTCGGCAGATGGATTCCGTGAATCGATCGAAGTGCTGCAAAGTGGAGCGATTGGCGATGTCAAGGAAGTCCATGTTTGGACAAACCGTCCCGTTTGGCCGCAAGGCAAGGGACGTCCCGCAGGCGAAGATCCCATTCCAGAAGATTTGAACTGGGAAGCATGGATCGGCCCTGCACCAATGCGTCCGTTCAAGAAGGGCGAGTACCATCGCTTCAACTGGCGCGGTTGGGTTGACTTCGGAACCGGCGCACTCGGCGACATGGCTTGTCACACGACCAACATGCCTGTCAAGGCGCTGGACTTGTTCGACCCGATCGCCGTGACGGCAATCAAGAACCCCGGCATCTTCGAAGGCGAAACCTTCCCTGCAAGCTCCACGCTGATGTTCGAATTCGCCGAGCGCAATGGACTCGCACCTTGCAAGTTCTTCTGGTACGACGGCGGTGAATTGCCATCGGAAGACGTCATCAAGCAATTGCCCGAGGCGTTCCAGAAGCGTGTCGCACAACAGCGTGAAGGCGGCAGCAAGACCAGCGGTGCTTTCTTGATCGGTACCAAGGGCACGATGTTCTCGCCAGACGACTACGGCGCTGAATATCAACTATTGCCGAAAGCCGATTTCGTCGACTTCAAGCCACCCGCACAATCGCTGCCGCGCATCCCGTTCAAGGGTGCTGGCGACGAGCGGCAAAAATGGGAGTTTGTGCAAACCGTCAAAGGCGATTATGAGCCTGGCACGACCGCGAACTTCGACTACGCAGGTCGCTTGACCGAAACGATCCTCGTGGGCAACTTGGCACTTCGCGCCGGAGAAGGCAAACGAATCGAGTGGAACGCCGAGAAAATGATGAGCCCGAACGTTCCCGAAGTGAACCAATTCGTGCAACGCGACGCACGCAAAGGTTGGGAACTTTCCTAA
- a CDS encoding leucine-rich repeat domain-containing protein, with protein sequence MSRTPSLVRRVSPLVSGGLGVIFVLALVSGCDKSKPANDTAKAPPVAASANDSSAATADNPSDVAALVDAGYLLQKNSAGNVVELSVSSDTSIAESLKHLSGVPNVEIAVFNGPGVTDEGMAALEAFKKLKRLTLTDSAISDATLESVGKLETIEALFLRRTGVTGEGLAHLTSLPKLRAIDLRNTNIADAGMDSLAMIKSLVDIQLEKSKITDAGVAKLAGLSLKSFNANYCTSISNISLEVLGKMKSLESIQLDYTMIDDEGMPAISGLSKLKRLRIRGADVTGEGLKSIAKLKTLQRMELRDTSVDDEGMQIISELPNINFLDISECRLVSSDGLKTIGKLTKLVYLGLWETKLDDDALNAFGNLTALTELNLMSTKASDESVDTLLKLTNLERLNVAGTRFSNDGFRKIAALPKLKYLNVANTDIGYEVIAELAEKHTNLKVAESEHE encoded by the coding sequence ATGTCCCGAACCCCTTCCCTCGTCCGTCGCGTCTCCCCACTCGTTTCGGGTGGGCTTGGCGTCATTTTCGTGCTTGCTTTGGTCAGCGGATGTGACAAATCGAAGCCCGCCAACGATACGGCCAAGGCACCCCCCGTCGCGGCGTCGGCGAACGACTCCTCGGCGGCAACTGCGGACAATCCCAGCGACGTGGCGGCCCTTGTCGACGCCGGTTACCTGTTGCAAAAAAATAGTGCCGGTAACGTTGTTGAGCTTTCGGTATCGAGTGACACCAGCATTGCCGAATCGCTGAAACACCTTTCCGGCGTTCCCAACGTCGAGATCGCGGTCTTTAACGGCCCCGGGGTTACCGATGAAGGGATGGCGGCCCTCGAAGCCTTCAAGAAACTGAAGCGTTTGACGTTGACCGATTCGGCGATCAGCGACGCCACGCTCGAGTCGGTCGGGAAATTAGAAACCATTGAAGCCTTGTTCCTGCGCCGCACCGGAGTCACCGGCGAAGGGTTGGCCCATCTCACTTCACTCCCCAAATTGCGTGCCATCGACCTTCGCAACACCAACATCGCCGATGCGGGGATGGACTCGTTGGCCATGATCAAGTCGCTCGTCGACATTCAGCTTGAGAAGTCCAAAATTACCGATGCCGGCGTCGCCAAGCTCGCTGGACTATCGCTGAAGTCGTTCAATGCCAACTATTGCACTTCGATCAGTAATATTTCGCTCGAGGTGCTCGGCAAGATGAAGTCGCTTGAGTCCATTCAATTGGACTATACGATGATCGACGACGAGGGAATGCCTGCGATTTCAGGACTCTCGAAACTGAAGCGGCTTCGCATTCGCGGTGCCGATGTCACCGGTGAAGGGTTGAAGTCGATCGCCAAATTAAAAACACTCCAGCGTATGGAGTTGCGGGACACTTCGGTCGACGATGAAGGGATGCAGATCATCAGCGAGTTGCCCAACATCAACTTCCTCGATATCAGCGAATGTCGTTTGGTCAGCTCCGACGGACTAAAGACGATCGGCAAACTCACCAAGCTGGTCTACCTTGGTCTCTGGGAAACCAAACTTGACGATGACGCGTTAAACGCCTTCGGCAATCTTACCGCTTTGACCGAATTGAATCTGATGTCCACCAAGGCAAGTGATGAATCGGTCGATACGTTGTTGAAGCTAACGAATCTTGAGCGTTTGAATGTGGCCGGGACGCGGTTCAGCAACGATGGTTTCCGCAAAATCGCTGCGTTACCAAAGTTGAAGTACTTGAACGTCGCAAACACCGATATTGGTTACGAAGTGATCGCCGAATTGGCGGAGAAGCACACGAATCTGAAGGTCGCCGAAAGCGAACACGAATAA
- a CDS encoding NADP-dependent methylenetetrahydromethanopterin/methylenetetrahydrofolate dehydrogenase, with translation MSRKILIQLDGDSHASSFDSVVAYDAGIDALLSHANVTPENVTPLVHGAMFTRGGDDLKNTALFIGGSNVRRAEALLEKVKGCFFGPVRNSVMLDANGCNTTAAAAVVYAGREVQLAGATAVVMGATGPVGERVARMLADDGANVVVTSRSLDRATEVADTIRTQTKRGSIQAASASKPADVEPLLHDAQILIACGAAGVQLVDEATLQSSSSLRVAIDLNAVPPVGIEGIAVTDKAKTRGDLKLYGAIGVGGLKMKTHRAAIAALFESNDRVLDYVEIYKISKTV, from the coding sequence ATGTCACGGAAAATCTTGATTCAGCTCGACGGCGATTCACATGCCAGTTCGTTCGATAGCGTAGTCGCCTATGATGCCGGTATCGATGCGCTGCTGAGTCACGCCAACGTGACCCCCGAGAACGTGACTCCGTTGGTGCATGGCGCTATGTTCACCCGCGGCGGCGACGACCTGAAAAACACGGCGTTGTTCATCGGTGGTTCGAATGTCCGTCGCGCCGAAGCGTTACTAGAAAAAGTAAAGGGCTGTTTTTTTGGACCGGTCCGGAACTCGGTCATGCTCGATGCCAACGGATGCAACACCACCGCTGCCGCCGCGGTGGTTTACGCTGGACGCGAGGTCCAACTCGCCGGTGCGACCGCCGTGGTGATGGGCGCCACCGGGCCCGTGGGCGAGCGCGTCGCCCGAATGTTAGCGGACGACGGAGCGAATGTCGTCGTGACGAGTCGCTCCCTCGATCGCGCGACGGAAGTCGCCGACACCATTCGCACGCAAACCAAGCGTGGCTCGATCCAAGCCGCATCGGCAAGCAAGCCGGCCGATGTAGAACCGCTGCTCCACGATGCCCAAATCTTAATCGCCTGTGGTGCCGCGGGAGTCCAGCTCGTCGACGAAGCCACGCTCCAGAGCAGTTCGTCGTTGCGGGTGGCGATTGACCTCAACGCCGTTCCACCGGTCGGGATCGAAGGGATCGCGGTGACCGACAAAGCGAAAACGCGGGGCGATTTGAAACTCTATGGCGCGATCGGCGTTGGGGGATTGAAGATGAAGACCCATCGCGCCGCAATCGCTGCCTTGTTCGAATCGAATGATCGTGTTCTCGATTATGTCGAGATCTACAAAATCTCGAAAACGGTGTAA
- a CDS encoding DUF2760 domain-containing protein, producing the protein MGLGIAVRAFSAALFNKQSSDRIRQALEPANAADAAPAGLPSPPAATKPAATKPAATKPGVKETPSPAVPTRSDAVTLLSALQREARFVDLVQEDLSKFGDAQVGAAARPCLQQCASTLARFFDLVPVSDAGEGGTVEVGEGGSPERFQWIGEGSATTGKLIHHGWLASKVELPQYSGSDRDANVVAPAQVQR; encoded by the coding sequence ATGGGTTTGGGAATCGCAGTCCGCGCATTTTCGGCGGCGCTGTTTAACAAGCAATCTTCAGATCGCATTCGCCAAGCGCTTGAGCCGGCAAACGCTGCGGATGCGGCCCCTGCGGGTCTGCCGTCACCACCGGCGGCCACCAAACCGGCGGCCACCAAACCGGCGGCTACCAAACCGGGGGTCAAGGAAACGCCGAGTCCAGCGGTTCCCACACGCAGCGACGCGGTGACGTTGTTGTCGGCGCTTCAGCGAGAAGCTCGTTTTGTCGATCTGGTTCAAGAGGACTTGAGCAAGTTCGGCGATGCACAAGTCGGTGCGGCGGCACGCCCCTGTTTACAGCAATGTGCCTCGACGTTGGCGCGGTTCTTCGATTTGGTTCCCGTTAGTGATGCGGGCGAAGGGGGGACCGTCGAAGTCGGCGAGGGTGGTTCGCCCGAGCGATTTCAATGGATTGGCGAAGGATCGGCCACGACGGGAAAGTTGATTCATCATGGTTGGCTGGCCTCGAAGGTCGAGTTACCCCAGTACAGCGGTAGTGATCGCGATGCCAACGTCGTCGCACCGGCTCAAGTCCAACGTTAG
- a CDS encoding Hsp70 family protein — protein sequence MNSRYSIGIDLGTTNSVVAFCPLDAPEDLQLMKIPQVIQPGQMESRDSLPSFLYLPRESELDALRTAYNPDPAGGVVGVYARAQAAENPQRVVVAAKSWLCHSGVGRTDAILPWQSPAEVAKVSAYDCTVRFLTYLVAVWNEQHADDPLGDQQVVLTVPASFAPAARELTRQAAIEAGLPSSFVLLEEPQAAVYRWLSAKGDGWRQSLQAGDVMLVVDVGGGTTDLTLVSVSQTDGELNLERLAVGNHLLLGGDNMDLALAHFVSSKFAEAGHELDPWQSVSLWHACRDAKEQMLAANGPDQQTISVLGRGSSLIGGTVSAEISKQETSDLIIEGFFPKCSVSDRPQPNAASGFQDIGLPYEADAAITKHVAAFLADQAGLADQGGDGSETKIKPTHVLFNGGVFRSEPLRARMLNTINTWCESDLNVLGGLEDLDTSVSMGAAYYGYSKHSGGIRIRGGTARSYYVGIETAGLAIPGVPRPLRALCVAAKGMEEGTQSEVPSDEVGIVVGKPAQFRFFSSPVRSDDNVGTKLDRWSKSELIEIEPITVHLTSESTQGEAFIPVKFVSSVTELGMFELWCHSTRGDEKWKMEFNTRETTE from the coding sequence ATGAACTCGCGCTACAGTATCGGTATCGACCTGGGGACGACCAACTCGGTCGTCGCTTTTTGCCCCTTGGATGCTCCCGAAGATCTTCAACTGATGAAGATCCCACAGGTGATTCAGCCAGGGCAAATGGAGTCGCGTGATTCGTTACCCTCGTTTCTGTATTTACCACGAGAATCCGAACTCGATGCTTTAAGAACGGCGTACAATCCTGATCCTGCGGGCGGAGTCGTTGGCGTGTACGCGCGTGCTCAAGCCGCAGAAAACCCGCAACGAGTCGTCGTGGCGGCCAAAAGTTGGCTCTGTCACAGCGGGGTGGGGCGAACCGATGCGATTCTGCCATGGCAATCGCCCGCGGAGGTCGCCAAGGTGTCGGCCTACGATTGCACCGTCCGTTTCTTGACCTATCTCGTCGCGGTGTGGAACGAACAACATGCCGACGATCCCCTAGGGGATCAACAAGTCGTGTTGACGGTGCCGGCATCGTTTGCACCGGCGGCCCGTGAGTTGACGCGTCAAGCCGCGATCGAAGCCGGTTTGCCCTCCTCGTTTGTGCTGCTCGAAGAACCTCAAGCGGCGGTCTATCGTTGGTTATCCGCCAAGGGCGACGGGTGGCGTCAATCGCTTCAAGCGGGCGACGTGATGTTGGTCGTGGATGTCGGCGGCGGAACCACCGACCTGACACTCGTGTCGGTGTCACAAACCGATGGCGAATTGAATCTCGAACGTTTGGCCGTTGGGAATCATTTGCTACTCGGCGGCGATAATATGGACCTGGCGCTTGCCCATTTCGTCAGCAGCAAGTTTGCCGAAGCAGGGCACGAACTCGATCCTTGGCAAAGTGTCTCCCTGTGGCATGCTTGTCGTGATGCCAAAGAACAAATGCTCGCAGCCAATGGGCCCGACCAGCAAACCATTTCGGTGTTGGGACGGGGGAGTTCGTTGATCGGCGGGACGGTTTCCGCTGAGATCAGCAAACAGGAAACAAGCGACTTGATCATCGAAGGCTTCTTTCCAAAATGTTCGGTTTCGGATCGGCCTCAACCCAACGCGGCATCGGGGTTCCAAGACATTGGCTTGCCGTATGAAGCCGACGCGGCGATCACCAAACACGTCGCTGCTTTTTTGGCAGACCAAGCGGGGCTAGCCGACCAAGGTGGCGACGGTTCGGAAACGAAAATCAAGCCAACCCATGTGCTCTTTAATGGAGGAGTGTTTCGCAGCGAACCCCTTCGCGCCCGGATGCTCAATACGATCAACACGTGGTGTGAAAGCGATCTCAATGTCCTTGGTGGACTAGAGGATTTGGACACCTCGGTGTCGATGGGGGCGGCCTATTACGGATACAGCAAACACAGCGGCGGGATTCGTATTCGCGGTGGCACGGCGCGGTCCTATTACGTTGGTATTGAAACCGCTGGCTTGGCGATTCCCGGTGTCCCGCGACCGCTGCGCGCCTTGTGCGTCGCGGCAAAAGGGATGGAAGAGGGAACGCAGTCCGAAGTACCCAGCGATGAAGTTGGCATCGTCGTCGGGAAACCGGCTCAGTTTCGCTTCTTCAGTTCCCCGGTTCGCTCGGATGACAACGTGGGCACAAAACTTGATCGTTGGAGCAAGAGCGAACTGATCGAGATTGAACCCATCACCGTCCATCTGACCTCGGAATCGACTCAAGGCGAGGCGTTCATCCCCGTTAAATTCGTCAGCAGCGTGACCGAACTAGGCATGTTTGAATTGTGGTGTCACAGTACCCGCGGTGATGAAAAATGGAAGATGGAGTTCAACACGCGTGAGACGACCGAGTAA
- a CDS encoding PDZ domain-containing protein → MKTLPKPVLAWIVAATFTFAVSGVWAQDAPTSQETAAGQHDAAVEANAASETSEAAPASEADLDAHADHHSPSLGVLVGSCPGQGVCVHDTIWGSPAERVGIQAGDYILAVNDQPVSTPQELKERIDSLKATDSVKLSVWRRGQRVTKEVALASEAKALLDSRRAWMGVMLSDRKDGESGVVISDVYPDSPAERGGLHAGDIVVKMGDTEVTSINQFVTLVKDVEPGAKVDLTLRRGDDEQQITVEVGQVDNAPLRWFRRSLGPFGPFNRGFQRDLAPLLPMEESDVMFDGIDDLRAQLRSLREEVDQLKQQLSPSTDHEPQQKEEQPANKNLDDDLSKGEARQSDFVQLVVQQDGRFPNRGHRERGDRANGDYEDGDRSYRNRGDYQRPYNLPHLSNDWTRERYRYQNDRTNRYRYPIDQPYPYRSPYSPVYRYPFTPYPTYPYGYYFQGGRPYYYGYGYPYGYRGGIQIGPNAAVHW, encoded by the coding sequence ATGAAGACATTACCAAAACCCGTCCTCGCATGGATCGTTGCGGCGACGTTCACGTTTGCTGTTTCCGGTGTTTGGGCACAGGACGCTCCCACCAGCCAAGAAACCGCCGCTGGTCAGCACGACGCGGCGGTGGAAGCCAACGCGGCATCCGAAACCTCGGAAGCGGCGCCCGCCAGCGAGGCTGATTTGGATGCACACGCCGACCACCATTCGCCGTCCCTTGGTGTCTTGGTGGGCTCATGTCCTGGACAGGGGGTGTGCGTTCACGACACAATTTGGGGAAGTCCCGCCGAGCGAGTGGGCATTCAAGCGGGCGACTATATTTTGGCCGTCAATGATCAACCCGTCTCCACCCCGCAAGAATTGAAGGAGCGAATCGACAGTCTTAAAGCGACCGATTCGGTCAAATTAAGCGTGTGGCGACGGGGGCAAAGGGTGACAAAAGAGGTTGCGTTGGCAAGCGAAGCTAAAGCATTGCTTGACAGCCGACGAGCATGGATGGGGGTGATGTTATCGGATCGGAAGGATGGCGAGTCGGGGGTGGTGATCTCGGACGTTTATCCCGACAGTCCCGCAGAGAGAGGCGGGCTGCATGCGGGCGATATTGTCGTGAAGATGGGGGATACCGAAGTGACGTCGATCAATCAATTCGTCACTCTGGTGAAGGACGTTGAACCGGGGGCGAAGGTCGATCTGACTCTGCGGCGTGGCGATGACGAACAGCAGATTACCGTCGAGGTTGGGCAAGTCGACAACGCACCGCTGAGATGGTTTCGTCGTTCGTTGGGACCCTTCGGTCCCTTCAATCGTGGTTTCCAACGCGACCTGGCTCCCTTGCTTCCCATGGAGGAATCCGATGTCATGTTCGATGGGATCGACGACCTGCGTGCCCAGCTTCGCTCGCTGCGAGAGGAGGTGGATCAGCTGAAGCAGCAATTGTCGCCTTCAACCGATCATGAACCGCAGCAAAAGGAGGAGCAACCGGCCAACAAAAACCTTGATGACGATTTGTCGAAAGGGGAGGCTCGCCAATCTGATTTCGTTCAGCTTGTCGTTCAACAAGATGGGCGATTCCCCAATCGAGGTCATCGCGAACGCGGCGATCGCGCTAATGGCGATTACGAGGACGGCGATCGCAGTTACCGAAACCGTGGTGACTATCAACGACCGTACAATCTTCCCCACCTCAGTAATGACTGGACGCGTGAACGCTATCGCTACCAGAACGATCGGACCAATCGCTATCGCTACCCGATCGATCAACCTTATCCCTATCGCTCGCCGTATAGCCCGGTGTACCGATATCCCTTCACCCCCTATCCCACGTACCCCTACGGGTACTATTTCCAAGGTGGCCGCCCCTACTACTACGGTTATGGCTATCCCTACGGTTATCGCGGCGGCATTCAAATCGGTCCCAACGCCGCCGTTCATTGGTAG